In the genome of Terribacillus sp. FSL K6-0262, one region contains:
- a CDS encoding glycosyltransferase, whose protein sequence is MYNILIGTTVKQDPAILTAYLDSLKNLQSKDISISYCFIDDNDEPESSSLLHDFAAKNGAVILPSETADTYHKDEHTHYWTEALIWKVAALKNKLISYAIEQKMDYIFFVDSDIVLHPATLKQLLANRKDIISCIFWTEWQPGTQALPQVWLKDEYDQFLKHRGESLSEEERMGRHQKFLEQMQQPGLYEVGGLGACTLISREALEKGVHFGEIPNLSFWGEDRHFCIRAAALGIPLYVDTHYPAFHLYRKADLAKLPAFRWENEWPGYNVRVAKTSGNTLTLSMIVKNEADRFLEHSLRSSLPAVDQAVIIDDHSSDDTKTICRKLCEEYDVPLKLIENPASTFSNEVKLRKQQWQETIAVKPDWILNLDADEVLDDTFLTEKDQLLNQAGLDLYSFRLYDFWDEEHYREDQYWQAHLFYRPFLLRHQPAFPYKWLDTPLHCGRFPENIFQLPNSLSTVRIKHFGWARTEDRIRKYERYRKQDPQALYGQKEQYESILDPHPNLIKWTEVSSSEK, encoded by the coding sequence ATGTATAACATATTGATCGGTACAACCGTCAAACAAGATCCCGCCATATTAACTGCCTACTTAGATTCCCTCAAAAATCTGCAATCAAAGGACATATCCATTTCCTATTGTTTCATCGATGATAATGACGAGCCCGAATCCAGTTCTTTACTTCATGATTTTGCCGCAAAAAATGGCGCTGTCATCCTGCCATCCGAAACAGCCGATACATACCATAAGGATGAGCATACACATTACTGGACGGAAGCCCTGATTTGGAAAGTGGCTGCACTGAAGAATAAGCTCATTTCCTATGCGATCGAGCAGAAAATGGATTATATCTTTTTCGTCGATTCCGATATCGTTCTGCACCCAGCCACCTTGAAGCAATTACTGGCAAATCGGAAAGATATCATCTCCTGTATTTTTTGGACAGAGTGGCAGCCTGGCACGCAAGCATTGCCGCAAGTATGGCTGAAGGATGAATATGATCAATTCCTGAAGCACCGGGGAGAATCATTATCCGAGGAAGAACGGATGGGCCGGCATCAAAAATTCCTTGAACAGATGCAGCAGCCTGGACTATACGAAGTCGGCGGCCTCGGTGCTTGTACATTGATCAGCAGGGAAGCATTGGAAAAAGGTGTTCACTTCGGGGAAATCCCGAACCTCTCCTTTTGGGGGGAAGATCGCCACTTCTGCATCCGTGCTGCCGCACTCGGCATCCCCTTGTATGTGGATACACATTACCCAGCGTTCCATCTTTACCGAAAAGCCGATCTAGCGAAGCTCCCCGCCTTCCGATGGGAGAATGAATGGCCCGGTTATAATGTTCGGGTCGCGAAAACCAGCGGTAATACACTCACTTTATCCATGATCGTCAAAAATGAAGCCGATCGATTTTTGGAACATTCCCTGCGTTCTTCCCTGCCAGCGGTGGATCAAGCTGTCATCATCGATGATCATAGCTCAGATGATACGAAGACCATTTGCCGCAAGCTTTGCGAGGAATACGATGTCCCGCTGAAATTGATTGAAAATCCTGCATCCACATTCAGCAATGAAGTGAAGCTTCGGAAACAGCAGTGGCAGGAAACCATTGCTGTCAAACCTGATTGGATTCTTAATCTCGATGCTGATGAAGTACTGGATGACACCTTTCTTACGGAAAAAGACCAGCTGCTGAACCAAGCTGGCCTCGACCTTTATTCCTTCCGTCTATATGATTTCTGGGATGAAGAACACTATCGGGAAGATCAGTATTGGCAGGCCCATTTGTTCTATCGCCCCTTCCTGCTGCGCCATCAGCCGGCATTTCCTTACAAGTGGCTGGACACCCCGCTGCATTGCGGGCGCTTCCCGGAGAATATCTTTCAGCTGCCCAACAGTCTCAGCACCGTACGCATCAAGCATTTTGGCTGGGCCAGAACGGAAGATCGTATACGGAAATACGAGCGTTACCGCAAGCAGGATCCCCAAGCTCTCTACGGTCAGAAAGAGCAATATGAAAGTATCCTTGATCCCCATCCAAACCTGATCAAGTGGACGGAGGTTTCTTCTTCCGAAAAATAG
- a CDS encoding class I SAM-dependent methyltransferase, translating into MLTEAWTSRFFKHDDQAARDFVLKLPDAWWSRSYEYEWAASFVEADDIVLDAASGISHPFKFHLAASAKTVYACDIDGRITDDQAILNDVINDFGPEEAARLPEGLLRAIHRTQADLTSLPYEDAFFDKIFCISVMEHLDVSVQKRAWEQFSRTLKPEGHVILTFDYPTVDIGILETLAELAGFEYAGPVHSEMPAGALFDDQWGRLYCYRAIFRKKKPPST; encoded by the coding sequence ATGTTGACAGAGGCATGGACTTCAAGATTTTTCAAGCATGATGATCAAGCGGCACGTGATTTCGTGCTGAAATTACCGGATGCTTGGTGGAGCCGCAGCTATGAATATGAATGGGCAGCTTCTTTTGTGGAAGCAGATGATATCGTATTGGATGCTGCTTCCGGAATCAGTCATCCATTCAAGTTTCATTTAGCGGCCTCAGCTAAAACAGTCTATGCATGTGATATAGATGGCAGGATAACAGATGATCAAGCGATCCTGAATGATGTGATCAATGATTTCGGTCCTGAGGAAGCTGCTCGCCTGCCAGAAGGACTGCTTCGGGCAATTCATCGCACCCAGGCAGATTTGACATCCTTGCCGTATGAAGATGCTTTTTTCGATAAGATTTTTTGTATCTCGGTAATGGAGCATCTGGACGTAAGTGTGCAAAAGCGCGCTTGGGAGCAATTCAGCCGCACGCTGAAGCCGGAGGGGCATGTTATTTTGACATTCGATTATCCAACCGTCGATATTGGCATCCTCGAAACATTGGCTGAACTTGCTGGATTTGAATATGCCGGTCCGGTCCATTCGGAAATGCCTGCAGGTGCATTGTTCGATGACCAATGGGGACGGCTGTATTGCTACCGGGCTATTTTTCGGAAGAAGAAACCTCCGTCCACTTGA
- a CDS encoding TraR/DksA C4-type zinc finger protein, whose product MVRQQTLNACKEMLENRMQELKQALKDHFGTEMSYTKDAMGELSNYDNHPGDTATELYEREKDIALNDHLEQELQDIKAALGRIEDGTYGICKISGKPIPEERLLAMPTAETLAEYKPQRMTLHDRPAEEAVIHPRLEDLEGKDDEEDTEHTFYDGEDTLQDLQAYGSSETPSDFVNAEKDYDYMAVNSDEETGGAQDIENFLLADMDGHYDGVNEDHEKYEDYLEDADVKSILYDE is encoded by the coding sequence ATGGTCAGACAACAAACATTGAATGCCTGTAAGGAAATGCTGGAAAATCGTATGCAGGAATTGAAGCAGGCGCTGAAGGACCATTTTGGCACCGAGATGTCCTATACGAAGGATGCCATGGGTGAGTTAAGCAACTATGATAACCATCCCGGTGATACAGCAACGGAATTATACGAGCGGGAGAAGGATATCGCCTTGAATGATCATTTGGAGCAAGAGCTGCAGGATATCAAAGCCGCACTCGGCCGAATAGAAGATGGAACCTATGGTATCTGTAAGATTTCAGGAAAGCCAATCCCGGAAGAACGGCTGCTGGCGATGCCGACGGCAGAAACGCTTGCGGAATATAAACCGCAGCGAATGACGCTGCATGACAGACCGGCAGAGGAAGCTGTCATTCATCCTCGGCTCGAGGACCTTGAAGGGAAAGATGATGAGGAAGATACAGAGCACACCTTTTATGACGGAGAGGATACCTTGCAGGATCTGCAAGCGTACGGCTCGTCGGAGACACCCTCCGATTTTGTGAATGCAGAAAAGGATTATGATTATATGGCAGTGAACTCAGATGAAGAGACAGGAGGAGCACAGGATATCGAGAATTTTCTCTTGGCAGATATGGACGGACATTATGATGGTGTGAATGAAGACCATGAAAAGTATGAGGATTATCTCGAGGATGCCGATGTCAAATCGATTCTCTATGATGAATGA
- a CDS encoding Type 1 glutamine amidotransferase-like domain-containing protein, with amino-acid sequence MQTRKLYLLGGNTSQEEANVHFAQAAGGPKAYIALLIVYREGWEAFLPRYTIHWTAQGVREDNIAVIVPDETGYLDTEKAANIIKNATGVFIGGGHSETYYSRYTKQPFKQLLTEKYHAGIPLAGNSAGALIMPETVLLSPHDTDHQQAWSGPGLGLLQNQLISVHFSQWQDEPNLLAGLNQHNIPLGYGIDEDACLYLENELPAAVFGNEQVKCIEKGTL; translated from the coding sequence ATGCAAACCCGAAAATTGTATCTGCTCGGAGGAAACACATCCCAGGAAGAAGCCAATGTACACTTTGCCCAAGCAGCAGGCGGTCCAAAAGCGTATATTGCCCTATTGATCGTCTATCGGGAAGGCTGGGAAGCTTTCCTGCCGCGTTATACAATCCACTGGACCGCCCAAGGCGTCCGAGAGGATAATATTGCCGTTATCGTACCCGATGAGACGGGGTATTTAGATACCGAAAAGGCAGCGAATATAATAAAAAATGCCACCGGTGTCTTCATAGGAGGCGGACATTCCGAAACATACTATTCCCGCTATACGAAGCAGCCCTTCAAGCAGCTGCTGACAGAAAAATATCATGCCGGCATACCGCTGGCAGGGAATAGCGCGGGAGCCTTGATCATGCCTGAAACTGTTTTACTCTCCCCGCATGATACAGACCATCAGCAAGCTTGGAGCGGACCTGGTCTTGGTCTCCTTCAAAACCAGCTGATCAGTGTCCACTTCTCCCAATGGCAGGATGAGCCGAACCTCCTTGCCGGTCTGAATCAGCATAATATCCCCCTCGGATATGGCATAGATGAGGACGCCTGTTTATATCTTGAGAACGAGCTGCCTGCAGCAGTCTTCGGGAACGAACAAGTGAAATGCATAGAAAAAGGGACCCTGTGA